One Caldalkalibacillus uzonensis DNA window includes the following coding sequences:
- a CDS encoding cbb3-type cytochrome c oxidase subunit I, protein MNQARASVIYDNANNVASKFLLTSAFYLIVVALAGMLMSFYLIRPSTFSFVDFVAMRSIHLQVIIFGWLSMGLMGAMYHIIPRIVKRDLYSRALGNLHYYLMHAGIALIIVTLLMGYNTGREYLEPVLIVNIAVAIVWVIFFFNVVMTIAKGNPPQFSPALNFMMLSIVYLGVNYVWNTFIPWTGVRDNLSIWTFAHHAVNGWFMFGLIGIFYYIIPKITGLEGKDAPYPQFLSKIHFWAVCIFIPPSVLHHLLYNEAPVNNFWKYWPHLFLFPYL, encoded by the coding sequence TGTAATATACGACAATGCCAACAATGTGGCCAGTAAGTTTTTGTTGACCAGTGCCTTTTATCTTATTGTTGTGGCATTGGCCGGGATGTTAATGAGTTTTTACCTGATCAGACCGAGTACATTCAGTTTTGTAGACTTTGTGGCCATGCGCAGTATCCATTTGCAGGTCATCATTTTTGGCTGGTTGTCCATGGGTTTGATGGGTGCCATGTATCATATTATTCCCAGAATCGTTAAAAGGGATTTGTATTCCCGTGCCCTGGGCAATTTGCACTACTATTTGATGCATGCCGGGATAGCCTTAATCATCGTCACATTGTTGATGGGCTATAATACAGGACGTGAGTATCTGGAACCGGTGCTGATTGTCAATATAGCTGTGGCTATTGTCTGGGTGATCTTCTTTTTCAATGTGGTAATGACGATTGCCAAAGGAAATCCACCCCAATTTTCGCCTGCCTTAAACTTTATGATGCTCTCTATTGTCTACCTTGGGGTTAACTATGTCTGGAATACTTTTATTCCGTGGACTGGTGTCAGGGATAACCTCTCCATATGGACCTTTGCCCATCATGCAGTCAATGGCTGGTTTATGTTTGGGTTAATCGGGATTTTTTATTATATTATCCCCAAAATAACTGGATTGGAAGGTAAAGATGCGCCATATCCGCAATTTTTAAGTAAGATTCACTTTTGGGCTGTGTGCATCTTCATTCCGCCTTCTGTTCTGCACCACCTGTTGTACAATGAGGCGCCGGTTAATAATTTTTGGAAGTACTGGCCGCATTTATTTCTATTTCCCTACCTGTAA